In the Eriocheir sinensis breed Jianghai 21 unplaced genomic scaffold, ASM2467909v1 Scaffold18, whole genome shotgun sequence genome, one interval contains:
- the LOC126990597 gene encoding retinal guanylyl cyclase 1-like — MSFPHSTRLVKLTQERINTLVSEHKQLARDLRLAAMFHQEFDVLLDLDGAAGAPKALGTSLGFPAMLTTFRGHNTFCDLPHLARRETDRLAAFVALALGVKQLHARGYAHNDIKENNVAVCRGTDGRLQVSLIDYGAAQRLGTRVGFVGASTRRTPWLALELLGGGRCSRNGDVFSLGYVLSNILDNCHRYYPALDVLAEAAMAANPARRPSLKKIIKTVNKFAGQRDEAARR; from the exons ATGTCTTTCCCACACAGCACCCGCCTCGTGAAGCTGACGCAGGAGCGCATCAACACGCTGGTGTCCgagcacaagcag CTGGCCAGGGACCTCCGCCTCGCTGCCATGTTCCATCAGGAATTTGACGTTCTGCTGGACCTGGACGGCGCGGCGGGGGCACCCAAGGCCTTGGGCACCAGCCTCGGCTTCCCCGccatgctcaccaccttccgcggccacaacaccttctgcgacctgcCCCACCTCGCTCGCCGCGAGACCGACAGGCTGGCTGCTTTCGTGGCCCTCGCCCTCGGCGTGAAGCAGCTCCACGCCCGCGGCTACGCCCACAACGACATCAAGGAGAACAACGTGGCAGTGTGCCGGGGCACCGACGGCCGCCTGCAGGTGTCGCTCATCGACTACGGCGCGGCGCAGAGGCTGGGCACGAGGGTTGGCTTTGTGGGCGCGAGCACGCGGCGCACGCCCTGGCTGGCCCTGGAGCTGCTGGGCGGCGGCCGCTGCTCACGCAACGGGGACGTCTTCTCCCTCGGCTACGTCCTCAGCAATATCCTGGACAACTGCCACAGGTACTACCCCGCCCTGGACGTGCTGGCCGAGGCCGCCATGGCCGCAAACCCCGCACGGCGACCCTCGCTCAAGAAGATCATCAAGACGGTCAACAAGTTCGCGGGCCAGCGGGACGAGGCGGCGAGGAGGTAA